The following DNA comes from Halorhabdus tiamatea SARL4B.
AAGTCTCGTCGTGTGTCGTCCATGTATCCCCTCGAGTCGGTGTCGCCAAAACCGTCACGTCTGGTCGGCGAGACGCGGGGTCGTGACTGACGGCCTCACCCGCGAGTGCGAAAGAGCAGGCGCGTCCCGGCGTACGCACCCAGGACGATCCCCGCGCTGGCGAGGAGTCCGTGGGCGCTCAACGAGGCGACGCCAGTGTAGAGGTTCGTCACGTTACACCCAGGTGCGAGATTTGCGCCGACACCCATCAGGACGCCGCCGGCGACGGGCGCGACGCCGGCCGAGCGTGTCGGCGGCGTGAGTTCGAAGTCACCACTCACGAGTGCCGCGAGGGCGGCTCCGAGGAGAAAGCCCACGAGCACGCCCATCCCCGGTGAGACGTGCCCGAGAAAGGCAGCTTCGAAACCGGGCACGGCAGCCAGCAGCACAGGACTCGCGGTGCCGACCCCGAAGGCGATCCAGTCCTCCAGCGGGCCGGAGACGGTCCAGACGCCCGAGACGCCGATCCAGAACGTCGCCGTGAGCGCGATTCCGATTCCACAGGTCCGGGGATCCCACGGCCGACGGAGCGCACGGCCGACGTCGATCCCTGATCGGCGAGCGCCGAGGTACTGCCGCGAGCCCTCGAAGAGCCCTCGCAAGCCGACGCGGAGAGATTCCAACAGTCCAGCGATGGGTCCCTCGTCCTCGTCGACCGAGCCGTCGAATTGGCGCTTCGTGGATCCAGCGAGGAACGCATACGCGACTGCGACGACGGCGACGAAGACCACAGCCACGGCAGGGGCGGGGACGGGAAGTGCGAACGCCGTGGTGCCAGTCCCGAGCCACAGCGGCGTGAAGTACAGCTCCCCGAGCCAGGGGTGAGCCAGGCCGGTGAGGAGAACGCCCACGACGACGCCACCCAGGACGAGGCCGTACTGGCCGCTCCCGCTGGCGACCCGCCAGAGCGTGCTTGTCAGGCAGGCTCCCGCCAGAATCATCCCGACGCCGAAGATCGCACCGCCGATCAACCCGTAGAGTCCCCAGGGAGGCAGCCAAAAGCCCGCCTCGCCACCGACGAGGTACGCCCCGCTCCAGGAGAGTGTGGTGAGTAGCGTGGCGAGGACGATGCCGCCGCCGACCCGCGAGGATCGAAACAGGAAGAAGTCCGACAGGGCGCTCGCATAGCAGATCCGCCCCTTCTGGAAGAAGACGCCGAACCCGACGCCGGCCACCACTGCGAGGCCAATCTCACTCATCGGCGAGGCTACAGCCGCCCATCACGTTCTCGGGGACGGCCTCGACGTCGAGTACGCCCTCGCCGTCACACTCGACCGTGTACGTGTCCGGCTTCTCGGGCATCGTCACCGTCCGGGAGGCCGTCTCGCCCGCCGGAACGCGGACCTCGAAGTCGGCGAAGTCCCCTCGCACGACGTGTTCCCGGTCGTCCGCATTTTCGAAGACGAGTGTGGCCTCCTGGCCCGTCGCGGCGTCCAGCGAGTCCGGGGTGAACTCGCCCTCGCGAATCGAGACGGTCGCCAGCCGATCCGCGTCGGTAGTGGTCGCCTCACTCCCGTCGGACGCGCCGAGGCAGCCACCGACTGCCGAACAGAGCCCGATCCCCACAACGCCGAGAAATCGCCGTCGATACAGTGACGCCGGCATAACGGGAGAATATTGCCGTGACTCGACTATAATCGTTACGACGAGCGCGTGAGCCGGGGACGAAGAGACACCAAATACGCGAACGAGCGTCGACGTCCCCGAGGGGAAACCCTATCTTCGGCGGTCGGTTACGGGCGGTATGAACCTCTTCGACGGGGTCCAGGCAATCACGAACGCCTCGGGAACGGGGCCGATCGACTGGGACGCGGCCGCCGAGGCGGCGACCGCCGCGACTGACCCCGGGTCACTCACACTCTCTGCGGAGGAACGCGAGGCCTACGCCGC
Coding sequences within:
- a CDS encoding YeeE/YedE thiosulfate transporter family protein — protein: MSEIGLAVVAGVGFGVFFQKGRICYASALSDFFLFRSSRVGGGIVLATLLTTLSWSGAYLVGGEAGFWLPPWGLYGLIGGAIFGVGMILAGACLTSTLWRVASGSGQYGLVLGGVVVGVLLTGLAHPWLGELYFTPLWLGTGTTAFALPVPAPAVAVVFVAVVAVAYAFLAGSTKRQFDGSVDEDEGPIAGLLESLRVGLRGLFEGSRQYLGARRSGIDVGRALRRPWDPRTCGIGIALTATFWIGVSGVWTVSGPLEDWIAFGVGTASPVLLAAVPGFEAAFLGHVSPGMGVLVGFLLGAALAALVSGDFELTPPTRSAGVAPVAGGVLMGVGANLAPGCNVTNLYTGVASLSAHGLLASAGIVLGAYAGTRLLFRTRG
- a CDS encoding cupredoxin domain-containing protein, giving the protein MPASLYRRRFLGVVGIGLCSAVGGCLGASDGSEATTTDADRLATVSIREGEFTPDSLDAATGQEATLVFENADDREHVVRGDFADFEVRVPAGETASRTVTMPEKPDTYTVECDGEGVLDVEAVPENVMGGCSLADE